In one Bosea sp. RAC05 genomic region, the following are encoded:
- the sciP gene encoding CtrA inhibitor SciP, which yields MTEPLRPRVKYVIGPDGSPLTIADLPPMNTRRWVIRRKAEVVAAVRGGLLSLEEACQRYTLTVDEFLSWQMSIDQHGLAGLRTTRIQHYRQ from the coding sequence ATGACCGAGCCTTTGCGACCGCGGGTTAAATACGTGATCGGACCGGACGGAAGTCCGCTGACGATCGCGGACCTCCCGCCGATGAATACCCGCCGCTGGGTGATCCGGCGCAAGGCAGAGGTCGTTGCCGCTGTGCGCGGCGGCCTGCTCAGCCTCGAAGAAGCCTGCCAGCGCTACACGCTGACGGTGGATGAGTTCCTGAGCTGGCAGATGTCGATCGACCAGCACGGTCTGGCCGGCCTGCGAACCACACGCATCCAGCATTACCGGCAGTAG
- a CDS encoding flagellar hook assembly protein FlgD: MAVSSTTSSTSNTTSTTSNSTTVSGGAAIAQNFDQFLTLLTTQLKNQSPLDPLDTNQFTQQLVQFAGVEQQLKTNETLSSLLSLNSAGTATSAVGFIGATITSDGATTRLEKGKAEWQVNVPRGGVATITIKDSKGSVVQTQTRTLVAGDQKFTWDGKTSTAQTAADGEYTVTIDAKDTAGATMTATTKISGVVDGVDFTGSIPTLKIGAISVPIDKVKSVVRTQ; encoded by the coding sequence ATGGCCGTCTCCAGCACCACCAGCTCGACCTCGAACACGACGAGCACCACAAGCAACTCCACCACCGTTTCCGGCGGGGCTGCGATCGCGCAGAACTTCGACCAGTTCCTGACCCTGCTGACGACGCAGCTCAAGAACCAGTCGCCGCTCGATCCGCTCGACACCAACCAGTTCACGCAGCAGCTCGTGCAGTTCGCCGGCGTCGAGCAGCAGCTCAAGACCAACGAGACGCTGAGCTCGCTGCTGAGCCTCAACTCGGCCGGCACCGCGACGAGCGCGGTCGGATTCATCGGCGCGACGATCACCTCCGACGGGGCGACGACGCGGCTGGAGAAGGGCAAGGCCGAGTGGCAGGTCAACGTGCCGCGCGGCGGCGTCGCGACGATCACGATCAAGGATTCGAAGGGCAGCGTCGTGCAGACGCAGACCAGGACGCTCGTCGCCGGAGACCAGAAATTCACCTGGGACGGCAAGACCTCGACCGCGCAGACGGCGGCGGACGGCGAATACACGGTCACGATCGACGCCAAGGACACGGCCGGTGCCACGATGACCGCCACGACCAAGATCAGCGGCGTGGTCGACGGCGTCGACTTCACCGGCTCGATTCCGACGCTGAAGATCGGCGCGATCAGCGTGCCGATCGACAAGGTCAAGAGCGTCGTCCGGACGCAGTGA
- a CDS encoding flagellar hook-length control protein FliK — MSIQPLSSSPSPADGAAARRRMADRDADASRESFALPADEPAPDTRTANREARRDTVAAADSVARDAQETQRATDGQNARTQAQAENRAKAAASDETAAAEPDAKTPPAKPSLAEPGKPVAATPEAQPSVGPTGPKLDIAALVSIAAAAEGESQAKPTPLVDPSLVAGEMLPMPTVKTKAAGATEGGEEAKAGESATATAADAAVPTPVPVSPQLVPAPVTPEIPAATAAGTAAVGDEQKQTKQADAAALAAESAALTAAGTAASGIAAQAGAETAEPGKAADGGERMPTRPGTPAQPHLSLLAAETGAAPKAEALPQAPREGLDKLAKAEGGPALQPVAGTETKPAERFETLLNAIDASVQPQQGAARPDPLRLMTTPDPIVAPPGQAHGQTAAEGPPTPLHVLPIEIGLKALAGARQFDIRLDPGELGRVDVTLSISDTGEVSAKMVVDRVETLHLLQRDARTLERAFEQAGLKPSDAGVDISLRDPSDQSGFRQQRQQDEAPQRSRGLLNTADSAEDPPLVTSSAPQRRFVRLGGVDMSV; from the coding sequence ATGTCGATACAGCCCCTGTCGAGTTCCCCCTCTCCCGCTGACGGCGCGGCCGCACGCCGGCGCATGGCCGATCGCGACGCCGACGCTTCGCGCGAGAGCTTTGCCCTGCCGGCGGACGAGCCGGCACCGGACACGCGGACGGCGAACCGCGAAGCCCGCAGGGATACGGTCGCTGCGGCGGATTCGGTCGCGCGCGACGCTCAGGAGACACAGCGCGCCACCGATGGTCAAAACGCGCGGACCCAGGCCCAGGCCGAGAACCGCGCCAAGGCCGCGGCTTCCGACGAGACCGCCGCGGCCGAGCCGGACGCGAAGACGCCGCCCGCCAAGCCTTCGCTCGCCGAGCCCGGCAAGCCCGTCGCCGCAACCCCGGAGGCCCAGCCGTCGGTCGGGCCGACGGGTCCGAAGCTCGACATCGCGGCGCTCGTCAGCATCGCAGCCGCCGCCGAGGGCGAGAGCCAGGCGAAGCCGACCCCGCTGGTCGATCCCTCGCTGGTCGCCGGCGAGATGTTGCCGATGCCGACGGTCAAGACGAAAGCCGCAGGCGCCACGGAGGGCGGCGAGGAAGCGAAGGCCGGCGAGAGCGCCACGGCCACGGCGGCCGACGCCGCCGTGCCGACGCCCGTGCCGGTATCGCCGCAGCTTGTTCCCGCGCCCGTCACGCCCGAGATCCCCGCCGCGACGGCAGCCGGCACGGCGGCCGTCGGCGACGAACAGAAGCAGACGAAACAGGCCGATGCGGCCGCGCTTGCCGCCGAGTCGGCTGCTCTTACCGCAGCGGGCACCGCAGCCAGCGGCATCGCCGCCCAGGCCGGTGCCGAGACCGCGGAGCCCGGCAAGGCTGCCGATGGGGGCGAGCGCATGCCGACGCGGCCGGGCACCCCGGCGCAACCCCATCTGTCGCTGCTGGCGGCCGAAACCGGCGCTGCCCCGAAGGCCGAGGCCCTGCCGCAGGCTCCGCGCGAAGGCCTCGACAAGCTGGCCAAGGCCGAAGGCGGTCCGGCGCTCCAGCCCGTCGCCGGGACCGAGACCAAGCCGGCCGAGCGCTTCGAGACCCTGCTGAACGCCATCGATGCGTCGGTGCAGCCCCAGCAGGGTGCGGCCCGGCCCGATCCGCTGCGCCTGATGACCACGCCGGATCCGATCGTAGCCCCGCCCGGCCAGGCGCATGGTCAGACGGCGGCCGAGGGGCCGCCGACCCCGCTGCATGTCCTGCCGATCGAGATCGGACTCAAGGCCCTGGCCGGAGCGCGCCAGTTCGACATCCGGCTGGATCCGGGCGAGCTCGGCCGCGTCGATGTCACGCTCTCGATCTCCGACACCGGCGAGGTGAGCGCGAAGATGGTCGTGGACCGCGTCGAGACCCTGCATCTGCTGCAGCGCGATGCCCGCACGCTCGAGCGCGCCTTCGAGCAGGCGGGGCTGAAGCCCTCCGATGCCGGTGTCGACATCAGCCTGCGCGATCCCTCCGACCAGTCGGGCTTCCGTCAGCAGCGGCAGCAGGACGAGGCGCCGCAGCGCTCGCGCGGGCTGCTGAACACCGCCGATTCCGCCGAAGACCCCCCCCTCGTGACGTCATCTGCGCCCCAGCGCCGCTTCGTGCGGCTCGGCGGCGTGGACATGAGCGTCTGA
- the mnmA gene encoding tRNA 2-thiouridine(34) synthase MnmA, whose amino-acid sequence MTAPRNSLDIAKPPAATRVVAAMSGGVDSSVVAALLKREGYDVVGVTLQLYDHGAAVHRAGACCAGQDIHDARRVAEQIGIPHYVLDYENRFRDAVIERFAESYLAGETPIPCVECNRTVKFQDLLGLARELGADALATGHYVVGRELANGHRGLFRAADVSRDQSYFLYATTQEQLDLLRFPLGSIDKAQTRALAAELGLGIADKPDSQDICFVPNGRYADVIERLKPGAARPGEIVHLDGRVLGRHEGVLRFTVGQRKGLGLSTPEPLYVLRLDADEARVIVGPREALNVREVRLRDLNWLGEMPLDALPPEGLEVAVRVRSTRPPREARLLRDETGLKVELATDEEGVSPGQACVIYADAGPGARVLGGGTIIRPELRMPQTRPTADLALS is encoded by the coding sequence ATGACCGCGCCCCGCAACTCCCTCGACATCGCCAAGCCGCCCGCGGCCACGCGCGTCGTGGCGGCGATGTCGGGCGGCGTCGATTCATCGGTCGTGGCGGCGCTGCTCAAGCGCGAGGGCTATGACGTCGTCGGCGTGACGCTGCAGCTCTATGACCATGGCGCCGCCGTCCACCGCGCCGGGGCCTGCTGCGCCGGGCAGGACATCCATGACGCGCGCCGCGTCGCCGAGCAGATCGGCATTCCCCATTACGTGCTCGATTACGAGAACCGCTTCCGCGACGCCGTGATCGAGCGCTTCGCCGAGAGCTATCTCGCCGGCGAGACGCCGATCCCCTGCGTCGAGTGCAACCGCACGGTGAAGTTCCAGGATCTGCTCGGGCTCGCCCGCGAGCTCGGGGCCGACGCGCTGGCGACCGGCCATTACGTCGTCGGCCGCGAGCTGGCCAATGGCCACCGCGGCCTGTTCCGCGCGGCCGACGTCAGCCGCGACCAGAGCTATTTCCTCTATGCCACGACGCAGGAGCAGCTCGACCTGCTGCGCTTCCCGCTCGGCAGCATCGACAAGGCGCAGACCCGCGCGCTCGCCGCCGAACTCGGCCTCGGCATCGCCGACAAGCCCGACAGCCAGGACATCTGCTTCGTCCCCAATGGCCGTTATGCCGACGTGATCGAGCGGCTGAAGCCGGGCGCGGCACGGCCGGGCGAAATCGTCCATCTCGACGGCCGGGTGCTCGGCCGCCACGAGGGCGTGCTGCGCTTCACCGTCGGCCAGCGCAAGGGCCTCGGCCTGAGCACGCCGGAGCCGCTTTATGTCCTGCGGCTCGACGCCGACGAGGCCCGCGTCATCGTCGGCCCGCGCGAGGCGCTCAACGTCCGCGAGGTCCGGCTGCGCGATCTCAACTGGCTCGGCGAAATGCCGCTCGATGCCCTGCCGCCGGAAGGCCTCGAGGTCGCCGTGCGGGTGCGCTCGACGCGCCCCCCGCGCGAGGCGCGTCTCCTGCGCGACGAAACCGGGCTGAAGGTCGAGCTCGCCACCGACGAGGAGGGCGTCTCGCCCGGCCAGGCCTGCGTGATCTATGCCGATGCCGGCCCCGGCGCCCGCGTGCTCGGCGGCGGTACCATCATCCGCCCCGAATTGCGGATGCCGCAGACGCGGCCCACCGCCGACCTCGCCCTCTCCTGA
- a CDS encoding class I SAM-dependent methyltransferase, which yields MPVPDHLESQKRVYAVWARIYDRIYQNLLAGPQREAVAAACACGPDILEIGVGTGLTLPYFTAGSRVVGADLSLDMLKVANRKVAGQGLSHVRGLMVMDACRLGFADEAFDAVTAQFVITLVPDPEQALTEMDRVLKPGGEIVISSRLVDDGGPFAAIWSALAPLARAVGWSSDFKVSRLTGWAARTGRYETTHVGSGYFKVVRLRKLASAVGKV from the coding sequence ATGCCGGTGCCAGACCATCTCGAAAGCCAGAAGCGCGTCTATGCCGTCTGGGCGCGCATCTATGACCGGATCTACCAGAACCTGCTGGCCGGGCCGCAGCGCGAGGCGGTGGCCGCCGCCTGTGCCTGCGGGCCCGACATCCTCGAGATCGGCGTCGGCACGGGCCTGACCCTGCCCTACTTCACCGCCGGATCGCGCGTCGTCGGCGCCGATCTGTCGCTCGACATGCTGAAAGTGGCCAACCGCAAGGTCGCCGGCCAGGGCCTTTCGCATGTCCGCGGGCTGATGGTGATGGACGCCTGCCGGCTCGGCTTCGCCGACGAGGCCTTCGACGCCGTCACCGCGCAATTCGTCATCACCCTGGTGCCCGACCCCGAGCAGGCGCTGACCGAGATGGACCGCGTGCTGAAGCCCGGCGGCGAGATCGTGATCTCCAGCCGCCTCGTCGACGATGGCGGGCCCTTCGCGGCGATCTGGTCGGCGCTCGCGCCGCTGGCCCGCGCCGTCGGCTGGAGCTCGGACTTCAAGGTCAGCCGCCTGACCGGCTGGGCCGCCCGCACCGGGCGCTACGAGACCACCCATGTCGGCTCGGGCTATTTCAAGGTGGTGCGGCTGCGCAAGCTCGCTTCCGCCGTCGGTAAAGTCTGA
- a CDS encoding ABC transporter permease, which produces MGWLDRAASDTQITHRSRLWLYAVGVLVLAFLALPTLIVIPMSFSHSQYLEFPPRQWSLRWYEAYFSSGSWMAATATSLKAGICTALLATPVGTLAAYGLHVSRLRFAGVAILALLTPTIVPVILVGIALFYAFVQLKMVNSFLGIVLAHTILAVPIVMMIVGSALKSFDLDQERVARSLGATRTQAFVQVTMPQIRFAIVTSALLSFLTSFDEVVVSLFVSGGDNSTLTRAMFMALRDQIDPTIAAISTIMIVITSLLLAASQWSGKSDP; this is translated from the coding sequence ATGGGCTGGCTCGACCGTGCCGCCAGCGACACGCAGATCACGCATCGCTCGCGGCTCTGGCTCTACGCCGTCGGCGTTCTGGTCCTGGCGTTCCTCGCCCTGCCGACGCTGATCGTGATCCCGATGTCGTTTTCCCACTCGCAGTATCTCGAGTTCCCGCCCCGGCAATGGTCGCTGCGCTGGTACGAGGCCTATTTCTCCTCGGGAAGCTGGATGGCGGCGACCGCGACCTCGCTCAAGGCGGGAATCTGCACGGCTCTGCTGGCGACGCCGGTCGGCACGCTCGCCGCCTATGGCCTGCACGTCTCGCGGCTGCGTTTCGCCGGCGTCGCGATCCTGGCGCTGCTGACGCCGACCATCGTCCCGGTGATCCTGGTCGGAATCGCGCTCTTCTATGCCTTCGTGCAGTTGAAGATGGTCAACTCCTTCCTCGGCATTGTGCTGGCGCACACGATCCTGGCCGTACCGATCGTGATGATGATCGTCGGATCGGCCTTGAAGAGTTTCGACCTCGATCAGGAGCGCGTCGCGCGCAGCCTCGGCGCCACGCGGACGCAGGCCTTCGTTCAGGTGACGATGCCGCAGATCCGCTTCGCCATCGTCACCTCGGCGCTGCTCTCCTTCCTGACCTCCTTCGACGAGGTGGTCGTCTCGCTGTTCGTCTCGGGCGGAGACAACTCGACGCTGACACGCGCCATGTTCATGGCCCTTCGCGACCAGATCGACCCGACCATCGCTGCGATCTCGACGATCATGATCGTGATCACCTCGCTGCTGCTGGCGGCGTCTCAATGGTCCGGCAAGAGCGATCCCTAG
- a CDS encoding ABC transporter permease, translating into MAPSLDLARDQGGDFHAAALRRDHWRERLGLAALAAPALLLVGIMVLLPVGWLFWLSFQDDAGALSLEHYRRMLAEPSYGRTFRTTFEISLATTVICVLLGYPLAYFLSQLPRRAANLCMIAVLLPFWTSLLVRTYAWLVLLQRRGLINTWGIELGLWNEPLQLVHNVGGTLIGMVHIMLPFLVLPLYSTMRAIDRDLLRAASSLGSTPAHGFWTVFFPLSLPGLAAGSALVFVLSLGFYVTPAMLGGGKVTMVSNRIANDIELFFNWGAASALGVVLLVITLVVLMLAARLSRGAGLFGGGH; encoded by the coding sequence ATGGCGCCCTCGCTCGACCTCGCCCGGGACCAGGGAGGCGACTTCCACGCCGCCGCGCTGCGCCGCGACCATTGGCGCGAAAGGCTGGGGCTGGCCGCGCTGGCGGCGCCGGCGCTGCTGCTCGTCGGCATCATGGTGCTGCTGCCGGTGGGCTGGCTGTTCTGGCTGTCCTTCCAGGACGATGCGGGCGCACTGAGCCTCGAGCACTACCGGCGCATGCTGGCCGAGCCCTCCTATGGCCGGACCTTCCGCACCACCTTCGAGATCAGCCTCGCGACCACGGTCATCTGCGTCCTGCTCGGCTATCCGCTCGCCTATTTCCTGTCGCAGCTGCCGCGACGCGCGGCCAATCTGTGCATGATCGCGGTCCTGCTGCCGTTCTGGACTTCGCTTCTGGTGCGGACCTATGCTTGGCTGGTGCTGCTGCAGCGCAGAGGCCTGATCAACACATGGGGCATCGAGCTCGGCCTCTGGAATGAGCCGCTGCAGCTCGTCCACAATGTCGGCGGCACGCTGATCGGCATGGTGCACATCATGCTGCCCTTCCTCGTCCTGCCGCTCTACAGCACGATGCGGGCCATCGACCGCGACCTGCTGCGCGCCGCTTCCAGCCTCGGCTCGACGCCGGCCCATGGCTTCTGGACCGTGTTCTTTCCGCTGTCGCTGCCGGGGCTCGCCGCCGGCTCGGCGCTCGTCTTCGTGCTGTCGCTGGGCTTCTACGTGACGCCGGCCATGCTCGGCGGCGGCAAGGTGACGATGGTCTCCAACCGGATCGCCAACGACATCGAGCTGTTCTTCAACTGGGGCGCGGCCAGCGCGCTCGGCGTCGTGCTGCTGGTGATCACGCTCGTCGTCCTCATGCTGGCGGCGCGGCTCTCGCGCGGCGCCGGCCTGTTCGGCGGAGGGCATTGA
- a CDS encoding ABC transporter ATP-binding protein has product MSAAVSPAPAMGNALPIAVRRLSKAYGAVTVLDEVDLDIRPGEFLTLLGPSGSGKTTLLMAIAGFLRPDKGSIRFGEREVVRLAPHKREIGMVFQNYALFPHMSVARNIGFPLRLRRVPAAEIARRVEAALEMFQLGGYGERSVTQLSGGQRQRVALARAIVFEPRIILMDEPLSALDKQLRERMQIELRQLHDRLGTTTVYVTHDQREALTMSDRIAVLDRGKIARIDAPRAIYDHPGSRFVAEFIGESSFLDVDVADGICRVAGTVIRAPQVPVAQGRCVMLLRPERLRILDGSESEAMNRFEGHVQSAIYQGDTLLLQIVLNDGSPVTLRMPTRGDDAPPPAGGSPITVGIAVGDTVLLTDEARAEA; this is encoded by the coding sequence ATGTCCGCCGCGGTTTCTCCCGCTCCCGCGATGGGCAATGCGCTGCCCATCGCCGTCCGGCGCCTGAGCAAGGCCTATGGCGCCGTGACCGTGCTCGACGAGGTCGATCTCGACATCCGGCCCGGCGAGTTCCTGACCCTTTTGGGGCCGTCGGGTTCGGGCAAGACGACCCTGCTGATGGCGATCGCCGGCTTCCTGCGCCCCGACAAGGGCAGCATCCGCTTCGGCGAGCGCGAGGTCGTCCGGCTAGCGCCGCACAAGCGCGAGATCGGCATGGTCTTCCAGAACTATGCGCTGTTCCCGCATATGAGCGTGGCCCGCAATATCGGGTTTCCGCTGCGGCTGCGGCGCGTGCCGGCGGCCGAGATCGCCCGGCGCGTCGAGGCCGCGCTGGAGATGTTCCAGCTCGGCGGCTATGGCGAGCGCAGCGTCACCCAGCTTTCGGGCGGCCAGCGCCAGCGCGTCGCGCTGGCCCGCGCCATCGTCTTCGAGCCGCGCATCATCCTGATGGACGAGCCGCTGTCGGCGCTCGACAAGCAGTTGCGCGAGCGCATGCAGATCGAGCTGAGGCAGCTCCATGACCGGCTCGGCACCACCACCGTCTATGTCACGCATGACCAGCGCGAAGCGCTGACCATGTCGGACCGCATCGCCGTGCTCGACCGCGGCAAGATCGCCCGGATCGATGCGCCGCGCGCCATTTACGACCACCCCGGAAGCCGCTTCGTGGCGGAGTTCATCGGCGAATCCTCGTTCCTCGATGTCGATGTCGCGGACGGGATCTGCCGGGTGGCGGGCACCGTCATCCGGGCGCCGCAGGTTCCGGTGGCGCAGGGACGCTGTGTGATGCTGCTGCGCCCGGAGCGGCTGCGCATTCTGGACGGCAGCGAGAGCGAGGCGATGAACCGCTTCGAGGGGCATGTGCAGAGTGCGATCTATCAGGGCGACACGCTGCTCCTGCAGATCGTCCTGAACGATGGCAGCCCGGTGACCCTGCGCATGCCCACGCGCGGCGACGACGCGCCTCCGCCGGCCGGCGGCTCGCCCATCACGGTCGGCATCGCAGTCGGCGACACGGTCCTGCTCACAGATGAAGCGAGAGCAGAGGCGTGA
- a CDS encoding ABC transporter substrate-binding protein: MPQPILPSRSTLVLLLSLAGAMPAFAQELTVVSFGGSYQEAQSKALFVPAAKKLGIKLKEETYSGIADLRLKVKAGAVTWDIVASGSGSAARAGSEGILEKLDYTIIDTSNFIPGTAQEHCVGGDVFSTVLAWNTKTYGQNGPQSWADFWDVKKFPGKRSYRKGVAGSLEPALMADGVPPEKVYEVLSQPGGIDRAIKKIRELKPHVAVWWASGAQHAQLMKDGEVDMITGWNGRFDVAAKDGAKVAYTFNQALLDYDCYGIAKGAPNKDLAMKFLAEISKPEYQAEFTKYITYGPTNKKAYELGLIEAAYAKTLPSHPDNAAKQLPIDLAWYTKFEAQASAAYQNMLTE; the protein is encoded by the coding sequence ATGCCCCAGCCGATCCTGCCGTCGCGATCGACCCTCGTCCTTCTCCTCAGCCTGGCCGGCGCGATGCCCGCCTTCGCCCAGGAGCTCACCGTCGTTTCCTTCGGCGGTTCCTACCAGGAGGCGCAGAGCAAGGCGCTGTTCGTCCCCGCCGCCAAGAAGCTCGGCATCAAGCTCAAGGAAGAGACCTATAGCGGCATCGCCGATCTGCGCCTCAAGGTGAAGGCAGGCGCCGTGACCTGGGACATCGTCGCCAGCGGCTCGGGCAGCGCGGCGCGCGCCGGCTCCGAGGGAATCCTCGAGAAACTGGACTACACGATCATCGACACCTCGAACTTCATTCCCGGCACGGCGCAGGAGCATTGCGTCGGTGGCGACGTGTTCTCGACGGTGCTGGCCTGGAACACCAAGACCTATGGCCAGAACGGGCCGCAGAGCTGGGCCGATTTCTGGGACGTGAAGAAGTTTCCCGGCAAGCGCTCCTACCGCAAGGGCGTCGCCGGTTCGCTCGAGCCGGCCCTGATGGCCGACGGCGTGCCGCCGGAGAAGGTCTACGAGGTGCTGTCGCAGCCCGGCGGCATCGACCGCGCGATCAAGAAGATCCGCGAGCTGAAGCCGCATGTCGCGGTGTGGTGGGCGTCCGGCGCCCAGCACGCCCAGCTCATGAAGGACGGCGAGGTCGACATGATCACCGGCTGGAACGGCCGCTTCGACGTCGCCGCCAAGGACGGGGCGAAGGTCGCCTACACCTTCAACCAGGCCCTGCTCGACTATGACTGCTATGGCATCGCCAAGGGCGCGCCGAACAAGGATCTGGCGATGAAGTTCCTCGCCGAGATCAGCAAGCCGGAATACCAGGCCGAGTTCACCAAATACATCACCTATGGCCCGACCAACAAGAAGGCCTACGAGCTCGGCCTGATCGAGGCGGCCTATGCCAAGACCCTGCCGTCGCATCCCGACAATGCCGCCAAGCAACTGCCGATCGACCTCGCCTGGTACACGAAGTTCGAGGCGCAGGCTTCGGCCGCCTACCAGAACATGCTGACCGAATGA
- a CDS encoding NAD(P)/FAD-dependent oxidoreductase, producing the protein MSSDLFSADFKAAPYWWDGVPRPDLPASDPPQQVDVVIIGSGYTGLQAALQIARGGRSTVVLDAEAAGFGCSTRNGGQISTSIKPGLAELTRRHGEAKAVAIHQEGRRSLTWLGEFVREEGIDCDFGVVGRFHAAHSPGQYEELARTVANQPKGLEVACHIVPRAEQHSEIGSDLYHGGAIFAEHASIDPARYHQGLLERVLAAGAQLVPFCPATAIARTGQGFRVETPRGTIAARDVVIATNGYTGPLTGWMRRRVIPIGSYVIATEALDPALVDRLIPRNRIVSDTRKVVYYYRASPDRRRILFGGRVSLSETDPRRSGPKLHADLAGIFPELARTRISHSWCGFVAYTFDELAHIGRHDGMYYAMGYCGSGVGMASYLGMRLGQQVLGLAEGATAFDDLPFQTRPFYSGNPWFLAPSVLFYRWRDRLTR; encoded by the coding sequence ATGTCGAGCGATTTGTTCAGCGCCGATTTCAAGGCGGCGCCCTATTGGTGGGATGGCGTGCCGCGCCCCGATCTGCCGGCGTCGGACCCGCCACAGCAGGTCGATGTCGTCATCATCGGCTCGGGCTACACCGGTCTCCAGGCGGCACTGCAGATTGCGCGCGGCGGCCGCAGCACGGTGGTGCTCGACGCCGAGGCTGCCGGCTTCGGCTGCAGCACGCGCAATGGCGGCCAGATCTCGACCAGCATCAAGCCGGGCCTTGCGGAACTGACCCGCCGCCATGGCGAGGCCAAGGCGGTCGCGATCCACCAGGAGGGCCGGCGCTCGCTGACATGGCTCGGCGAATTCGTTCGCGAAGAGGGCATCGATTGCGATTTCGGCGTGGTCGGGCGGTTTCACGCCGCCCATTCGCCGGGGCAATACGAGGAACTGGCGCGTACCGTCGCCAACCAGCCAAAGGGTCTCGAGGTCGCCTGCCACATCGTGCCGCGGGCCGAGCAGCACAGCGAGATCGGCTCGGACCTCTATCATGGCGGCGCGATCTTCGCCGAGCACGCCTCGATCGACCCGGCGCGCTACCATCAGGGGCTGCTGGAGCGCGTCCTGGCCGCGGGGGCGCAGCTGGTGCCGTTCTGCCCGGCAACCGCCATTGCGCGCACGGGTCAGGGCTTTCGGGTCGAGACGCCGCGCGGGACCATCGCCGCGCGCGACGTCGTCATCGCCACCAACGGCTATACCGGCCCGCTCACCGGCTGGATGCGCCGCCGCGTCATCCCGATCGGCAGCTATGTGATCGCGACCGAGGCGCTCGACCCGGCGCTCGTGGACAGGCTCATTCCACGCAACCGCATCGTCAGCGACACCCGCAAGGTCGTCTACTACTACCGCGCCTCGCCGGACCGGCGCCGCATCCTGTTCGGCGGGCGTGTCTCGCTGAGCGAGACCGATCCGCGCCGCAGCGGGCCGAAACTCCATGCCGACCTTGCCGGGATCTTTCCCGAACTGGCCAGGACCCGCATCAGCCATTCCTGGTGCGGCTTCGTCGCCTACACCTTCGACGAGCTGGCGCATATCGGCCGCCATGACGGGATGTACTACGCGATGGGCTATTGCGGCTCGGGGGTGGGCATGGCGAGCTATCTCGGCATGCGGCTGGGCCAGCAGGTGCTCGGCCTGGCCGAGGGCGCGACCGCCTTCGACGATCTGCCGTTCCAGACCAGGCCATTCTACAGCGGCAACCCCTGGTTCCTGGCGCCATCCGTGCTGTTCTACCGCTGGCGCGACCGGCTGACGCGCTGA